In the Salvelinus namaycush isolate Seneca chromosome 35, SaNama_1.0, whole genome shotgun sequence genome, one interval contains:
- the LOC120029837 gene encoding cytochrome c oxidase assembly protein COX20, mitochondrial: MAGEEESDKNKGFKVLGILDVQNTPCAREALLHGSGGSLAAGLLHFLATSRVKRSFDIGFAGFMLTTLGSWFYCRITNAQLRMQQRLIQDGIKNKVMYEGTSLDTVSKPKKQEPCPSCP, from the exons ATGGCCGGTGAAGAGGAGAGTGACAAAAATAAG GGTTTCAAGGTGCTGGGTATTCTGGACGTTCAAAACACACCTTGTGCCAGAGAGGCTCTTCTACATGGATCTGGGGGATCCCTGGCTGCTGGCCTTTTGCACTTTTTGGCCACAA GTCGAGTGAAGCGGTCCTTTGACATAGGTTTTGCAGGATTCATGCTTACCACACTGGGATCATG GTTCTACTGTAGAATTACCAATGCCCAGCTCCGTATGCAGCAAAGGTTGATCCAGGATGGCATCAAGAACAAGGTCATGTATGAAGGCACGAGTTTGGACACCGTCAGTAAACCAAAAAAGCAGGAGCCTTGCCCTTCATGTCCTTGA